The window GTTCTCACACTCATTGCAGGTGAATGCAGGCCAGAAAATTATCCGCCTTCACTTTAATCCCACAACATAAAGAGATTTTAAAGGGTTGAAAGCGGTGTTCAATGTCGAAGCTGCTTCTTTCACCTTGCTCACCAATTTCAGTGTCTCCACCACAACCAATATGCTCTTGGTGTTAATATTTTGCCAAAGATTTCTGTTTAGATATTCAGAAGAACCAACAGCTTAAGATAGCTTTCTATCTGAAACTAGTCCATCACTAGATACACATGCTTTTACGATGGTGTTGAAATTATCTCGGTGCCTGCTAGTCTTTCTTACTTTCAGGTTTATAGCACTTGAAATAGTTTTGTCTGCTGATGGCTATACCGACATTCCCCATAAATACCCATCCATAGTAACATAGAGACAGAATGAATACGTAATGAAAAGAGCACGGAACGAAGAAAATAGCACGAGATGTTACGAGCATTTTGAAAATGACTTGCCTCGTCGTTTTTTTTCCTGTAGTTCCAACAGTTCTTGGCAATAGGTGAGGCACTCAGCATGATATGCAGCTGCCAATTCTTTGATCATAGCCTTTCTTTTGAGAACATCCACTATAGGAGAGCCGCGGCTCGTGGCTTTCCCGTGGCCCGGCCGTGGCTCCCTATAGTGACTTGGATGGGCGGACGGGGGGGGGCTAATttctgattattttttttaaattcgaaaatatttctatatatacctAAAATTCAACTCTTATTTTTACACTACTCTCACACACAATTTACCCTATTCCcttcaattttagtttttgtttgagtgttttaaaacaattttcattgtataattttaccccGTTCTATAATACATCGAAGATTTGGTTTTCGatttagttttcattaaattatgcattttatttaattattatagtctaacaatttttattgtagtaaacttaaaatataaacaaaatggaaaaaataaatgattgtATGGCTTGGGCATGTCCACTATAGTGGAAAACATGGGCGTTGGTGGCCCGGCCACAACTTTGTGTCCTGGCCACACTTTGTGGCTTGGCCCAGCCaactatagtggacactctGATGATCCCAATCActcaaataatcaaaacaagTTCAGCATACATAAGAACATAGCCAAAACTTGATTCAAGGTGTTTCTATAACCAAACTAACTATCAAAATAGTGTTTACACCTAAAATCTTCACTCAATTCtaatactatattttcatCAATCAGACCCCTAAATACATACTTAATTCGCAATAAATTCAGCTTATTAAGAAGGTGTAGAATTCCTTGCTCCATTAGTCCATATTAAAGAGAAATTTCGAACTATTTATCGTTGAGATCCAGTTATAACGCTACGCCATAAGAATTAGGTATACAGATACATGATCAGAGAAATTGAGCACAATTAGTACCTCCAAATAACCTATGAAATTACACACAGTAATTTAGATTCATAACAGTAATTTCGAACTgtctcatttaaaaaaatactgtctcatttaaaatatcaaaattgtctTTTCAATTTGTCTCAAAATgtcttattttcatatttggaatAAAATGTCTTTATTCATCTGAACGAAAAGGACTTATTTTTTGGACTATACATGTGTTAAATAGATAGAAAATACGTAGAGATGGTATCGTTTTCATTTGTAGAAATCGATCAGCTTCATTAggacaaatcaaaatgaaagTTGAGTCATATCCGTTCAGAATATtgcttttccattttagttgtTCATAAAAGCCAATAAccttttcttataaatttagcCACATTTATATCAATAACACTACATTCATTTTTCTACTATTATTCTTTTACTATTAAAACTATTGATAGTGAACAATATGAACATATACTATTGTGTGTACATTGGTGCTTTAACAGTTTAACTCATTCTCTAACATCATATGATGCAGAAACAATACTTTCACTAATTAGATTTcgtttttcttaattatgcACACGATTTGCCGctaattttaactaaaaacacCTAAAACTGCTCAATAGCATCAGTAGAGCTATTTATTTCATACTTAAGCctttaattataactaatctCTTATGCTTACTTGTTCGATCATCCGTTTTTGCTAGAATGGCTGTTGAAGGGAAGCCATTGAGTGAGGTTCGTACCAAATCGAGGCTCACTTGCCTTGCCGGATCATCTATCCGATGTGAGTCTGCATTTTTtaagccttttttttttctgattaaatatttgatgttGTGTTCTCATATCATTCCAAAAGAGTGAATATCGctcaaattcaagaattttaaGGCGTTTGATATGGACTGAGTGTTTTTGTTGTTCAATTTTACTTATGTTGATCATTCTGCATAATTTTATTGGTTGCATTGTGCTAATAATCctatattcctttttcttgtctcAGCTTTGAAACGACCGCGGATTGAAGCGTTGAACACAAATGGAAATTTCGATACAACTGTGGAATCATAGACTCATAGTTGTCTCCCTCTCTGGTATACGATGATAAAAAACCTAAATTTTGCAGttaaaagttgaatatttgtatatgCATTACCTATTACATCAATTGGTATAAGGCAATTTCATATTCTCTATGAAAGAAACAATCTTGTATTTACACATTTCCTCCTGTAGTAAAACTGAAAGCTACAATTTAGGGAGGATGAAAGAAACACTCATCTGACCCCCTAAGTTGTATGTATgaacaaaatatatacaaataaccTCAACCCTAATTCTTGATATCCTATTCGACCATCTGATATCAACAATAGATGGCCAGTTCTACTTTCACCTCATCTCACGTGGAAATTATGGAGGAAAtgaatctttttttctttttctgtgtTTTTTGATTCATTGCAATTTCCCTGCATTTCTCCACATTCCTTTCTACACAACATGCTTGAAAATCCCTTGATACATGCATTATTTACACATCTGCCGCGGTTCCACCCCCTTCCTTTATGGGATTCACAGTAGCTGCGAGCAGACGAGGCCTGCTTCGTCCGATTGGGCGTCAGACGACGGGTAATCTGCTCATGAGCGCGTAGGTGACGAAGGAGAGGATGACGGGAAGGAAGTAGATGGTCTTGACCTTGGTTGCAGCCTCCTTCTCCAGTCCTGCTTCTTCGACAATCGTTTCGAGCATCGGGGCCTGCGACACCTTCTGCGGTTGAATCACCGGCGAGGGCGCAACCTCGGTCAAATTCAAGTGGTGCATGAGCATCGGGGCCTGCGACACCTTGTGCGGTCGAATCACCTGTGAGGGCGCAACCTCGATGAGATTGAAGTGGTGCATGTAGCTAATTTGCTTTCCCATGGTTGTTGTGGAAAAAGGAGGCTTTTtagtgagagaaagagaagttTATTTGCAATAGAATTTGATGGAGAATGTTGTGGGATGATGATGTTTTTTAGTATTCCAACTCATGCAGTATATATATACGAGTTGTGAGGGAAAGCAATGTTGAAAATTATGGGCTGAAATAAAATGCAGAAATTAATGGGAGAAGCAGAGACCATGTGTTTGTTTAGCTTTTAGATTGATTTATTGAGTAATAATATTGAAGTGAAACCACCTTTTACGGTAAAGATTTGGCGATAAATTAGCACTATTTCTAGATATTATTgtaaaaagaatttatttaaatatcacacTGCATATAATTAAGAGAGATCAATCAAAAGAATGTGACATATCATTGAAAAAATACACATTCTTTAATGTAATAAGAACTACATTTGAAATAGTATAAAACAACTATTGGGGTGAAGTACAGCATTCAAGAAACTTAGTACCAAAATCAACACTGACTAAATAGCTGTGGGAGAAAATTAGGGTGACAAAATTATactgataaataaataatagtactactactacactATAATTAGAGCAATTCATCAAAACTGAAGAAAACCAATAGCCTAAAGAGAGATGCAACAACTTCACCTCCGACCTCCATTTTCATTTGCGGAAGACCGGAAACTGCTCTACTGCTTCAGCACCACCTGCTGAAGCAAacaaagatagaaaaaaaattcaaatattggcaaaattaaaaaaaaataaaaattcaccaACGCGTGTGTTTGTATGTGAGTGAGGGTAGCTAAATTTTAGATAAGAACAATGACCCGTTTGCACAGAGACAGGAGGAAACTGGAAGAATCTGGGACTGCAACGATAATTGAACTATATTCTTTCGCTCCTTTAAGCAgatttgtcatttttcttAGCAACGCCGCGGCTCTTGATATTAATCCTGGATTTCTTGTGCTTTTCTGATTCAACGCTCTCTTTTAATCTCTCCAGAGCTAGAATGTAAGAGTACCATGTCAGAGAATAAAGACGTGAGATGTGAAGATAGTATAACACATAAAAGATGAGTGTTAGGTAATGTTCAGCATGATTTATCTTCCTCTTTGCTTCAATGTAttaatttaacataaaaagCCACAGGAAGAGTGCAGCCCAGATCTAAAGAAAGGAATATAGATGAGAAAATCATAGATTTTATTTACCTGTGGTATACATGGTACGAAGTGCCTCTACCGATTCAGATGGAACAGAATATTCGGCACAGGATTCGTTGTCGGCTTTTTGTAAAAGTTTCTTAAATCGAATAACCTGAAACAAAAAcatcaagaaaatgaaaaagttcTACACAAAAGCagattggaaaaaaataaataataggcCATGTTAATTAGCTAACCAGCATTGGCAACAAAAGGAGGTTGTATAAAATTCGCAGATGAAAAAGGCTGACAGTGATAATAATTGGAAGTCAAGTAACCACTCAAGACttcaatataatttcatgTGAAGTGACAATTTTTGGTGATAAATGAACTACACAGAAAAAGAAGGGTATCTTTTAACAAAGAACAACATTCTCTTAAAATCAGTAAGACAGTAACTAAAACCAACAACTAAGATCATTAAAGGTACCTCATCGTTGCGCAGAAGTGTAAAGCAACGGCCACTCTGCCCAGCCCTCGCAGTTCGACCAGCACGGTGAATATAGGTCTTGATGAATCGGGGCATGTCATAATTGATTACATTTTTAACCCCTTCAACATCCATTCCACGAGTCATTGCATCAGAGGATATAAGAACTTGTGTTTCTCCTTCTCTAAATGACCTCAATGTTTTGCTGAAATCATGTCATTCCATATTAGAAAGCAATTAGGATAGCTAACTTATTAGCATTGTAAATTgaacaccaaaaataaaatcaaaagtttTTCTCAGAAAAAGACACTTGACAACTACTCATTGTATGATCCTGGGAAGTTCATTTCCAATTGGTTAAATTTGGCAAGTAGAAGTAATATTTGTAACGATTCATCATACAAAACAATATAAGAAACTTTAAGAATATAGATATGCCTAGATCACCTTCTTACAGACTGACGTTGAAGACGAGAGTACTCTTTAATCTTAATTTGAAGGTCATCAAAGAAATTCAACAAAGTGCAGAGTCGGTGATTGGACTCCACAGATGAAGTGAAAACAATACATTTCTCCCCTTGCAAAGTTCCCAAAAGTGCAAGTAGATAAAGTGGTTTAAGCCTTGATGTACACACCTGCATAAGGATTGAGAAAATGCTGAGTAAGCTGTCAACAGTTTACATCTACTTAATGGGATATACAGACTTCTTCATAAAATTGAACCATTCTAATATATTATCACTAACcatgtataataaaattgcaatCCCAGGAAATGGAGTATAGAAAAGATTATCATACCAATTTATAAGATTTCAAATTCTCAGGGAACTGGTACCGGCTTTTTCCAGTCGTCAAGAACAATGGATGGTGAAGATCGAGTTGAGCGAGCTTACTTGGGTCCTGAGTTAGTGTGGCTGACAGAACCATCTTCGCAAGCCGTGGATATGGCTTACCCTTAAAGCCCCTCTCGACACCACTGGTATTCATGTGTAATTAGAAGAAACAAATGACTTAGCTTAAGTTTGAAAACTATGCATCTGAATCAAACATCACCTAGCAATTAAGACATACTAtttcatagtagtattatattaagACAAAACCCAGATTGTCTGCCCATCTGCTCCCTTACCCACCCTCACAAGATAtgatggaagaaaataaataaaataaaacaggATCATGTAATATTAAATACGATATACATATAGCAGACAAGACAGACATCATGAAATCAACCAGCAAAAAACAAGAGGGGAATGATACTCACAAACTCCTAACTGTCTTTAGGAAGCCAAATGCAGGGCGGTTGATGGCGTCCCCAAAGGGAAACTGACTATTAGTTGAAGACTGTGCCAACTGAAGGACAGTAGGCAGCCAGGATTGATAAGCTTCCCTAAGCAATCGGTCTGTTTCATCAACCACCTGAATAAGACACTCAATTTCAGCTTTACAGATAATTAAAAGACAACTATGAGATAAGTAACAGTTTGTGGAATCAACCAAACAAGAAGCTAATCAGTATTGGCCGTGTGTCAAGGTTAAAAACATGATTAGTAAGACCCCCAAAACATATTTAAGGATATTTATATTGTCAACTAAGGCTTAAGATCACACATGAAAAGTGAAACTCAAGCAACAAACAAGAAATATGATTATAATCTTGATGACATGATATTGTGGGTTAGACAGATTGAGAGAGAACGCCCAAACTTAGACATTTAGATAATGAGGAAACAGTAATCAATAATTTCACACAAGGGAGATTGAACATTTTTTAACACATAAATCAATTCCTTACGAGATAACAAAGATGCTCGACTGTGAAGCCCTTGGTATGGTTAATGTGGTCCATCAGCCGTCCAGGTGTTGCTACAAGTATGTCTACTGAACTTCTTATCTCCGGGCTGAAATCATCAGAATCACAACAAACACCACTACCCATAGTAGGTTTCGTGATAAGCTCAGAGATTTCATCTGCAATAGACGATTGACCAACTGCTAAGCCCACCGACAATCCCACCGCAGGTGCCAAAGCAGCAAAAACTTCCTTCACCTGAAAAGCACACACAAGCTAACGAATTCACGCATTTGCATCATCCAACATTAACAGCAACTACAGCATAGGCATATCTCGTATCAACTGGCGTGCCATGAACAGAaagcaaaatattaaaacGACACAAAATCCCAATACCACTTGACAATCACTTACAACACATTCCATATCATTATTAAGCAAAAACGCAATCAATCGGTcgtaaaattatacaaaaaatatgatgGAATAACACGAAACCTGCACAGCCAAGTCGCGAGTAGGAAGCACCACCAGAGCTCGAAGGCATTTAATCGTGCGGGTGGAAAGCATCTGCACAATCGGAAGAGCATAGGCGAGGGTCTTCCCGCTCCCCGTAGGTGAATTTATGCAGAGATCGCGCTCGAATGAACCAGGACCGATTGTCTCATGCCAAACAGCCGCCTGCACCGGAAACAGTGAATCGAA is drawn from Salvia hispanica cultivar TCC Black 2014 chromosome 6, UniMelb_Shisp_WGS_1.0, whole genome shotgun sequence and contains these coding sequences:
- the LOC125192634 gene encoding DEAD-box ATP-dependent RNA helicase 1, giving the protein MAEMAAEKKKKRSVPVIPWMRDPVDVSLSDSCPLSSIPFLDSRLESALRSKGFDSLFPVQAAVWHETIGPGSFERDLCINSPTGSGKTLAYALPIVQMLSTRTIKCLRALVVLPTRDLAVQVKEVFAALAPAVGLSVGLAVGQSSIADEISELITKPTMGSGVCCDSDDFSPEIRSSVDILVATPGRLMDHINHTKGFTVEHLCYLVVDETDRLLREAYQSWLPTVLQLAQSSTNSQFPFGDAINRPAFGFLKTVRSFGVERGFKGKPYPRLAKMVLSATLTQDPSKLAQLDLHHPLFLTTGKSRYQFPENLKSYKLVCTSRLKPLYLLALLGTLQGEKCIVFTSSVESNHRLCTLLNFFDDLQIKIKEYSRLQRQSVRSKTLRSFREGETQVLISSDAMTRGMDVEGVKNVINYDMPRFIKTYIHRAGRTARAGQSGRCFTLLRNDEVIRFKKLLQKADNESCAEYSVPSESVEALRTMYTTALERLKESVESEKHKKSRINIKSRGVAKKNDKSA